The window CGCTCTACAACTACGAGAAGGGCGAGGGGCCGGTGAAACTCGATACGCTGGAGCGTATCGCCGATCTGCTGCAGACCTCGCTGCCGTCGCTGCTCGGGGTCGGCACCGAATATTTCTCCAGCGCGCTCGCTTACTTCGAGCGTCTGCGCCAGATCGAGGCGCTGTCGGATCGCGTGCTGGTCTATTACGAGCCGGTGTCGTTTCTGCTGACCTCCGACGAATATCCGAAGATCCTGCAGGACATGCTGCTGGAGGGCCTGCCCGACAAGCTGCCGAACCGCCGGAAGGCGCAAACCGAGATCGAGCAGCTGATTACGATCCTGGCGCAGCGCAAGGCAGCCGTGACCTCCGGTGGGCCGAGCTTCGCCGGCATTGTCGGCGCCACCCAGGTGCGCCGCCTGCTGCGCACCGGCTTCATCGGCACCTACGACCTCACCAAAGGCGAGCGCGAGAAGCGCCGCCT is drawn from Bradyrhizobium prioriisuperbiae and contains these coding sequences:
- a CDS encoding helix-turn-helix transcriptional regulator, which gives rise to MPIDYFQVGQRLRAHRVGQGLSPEEAAEKLGISRAALYNYEKGEGPVKLDTLERIADLLQTSLPSLLGVGTEYFSSALAYFERLRQIEALSDRVLVYYEPVSFLLTSDEYPKILQDMLLEGLPDKLPNRRKAQTEIEQLITILAQRKAAVTSGGPSFAGIVGATQVRRLLRTGFIGTYDLTKGEREKRRLAARKEVERIADVMENEPIGVQIGVVDDTLPNQTFEICRLRGGGALVAVSPFRLGELPNIRLGVASITGADEAIGLYQQLADQMWSRAVKGGAGAALLRKCLREPQS